A window of Halomicrobium zhouii genomic DNA:
TCGATGACGACGCCGCCACCGGAGAGTTTCTCGTCCGTGAACCAGGAACCGACGCCGGGAATACCCCGCGAGCGGACGTAGTTCGCCTGGACGTGGGTCACCTCGCCGAAGCGCCCCTCGCGCTGATAGCCCTTGAACACCTCCGTCCCCGTCGCGATGCGATTGTGGAAGTTGACCAGGCAGAACCCATCAGAGTCCCGGGCGGCCGCGGCGATGCGTTCGGCGCTCGCCAGGTCGTCCGCCAGGGGCTTCTCGCAGAGGACGTCGTAGTCCCGTTCGAGGGCGGGGACGACCGCCGCCTCGTGAAAGGTGTTCGGCGTCGCGACGACGACAGCGTCGAGGGGCTCGGCGTCGTACATCGTTTCGAACTCGTCGTAGGTCGTCGCGCCGTACTCGTCCGCGAACGCCGCGCGCGTCTCCGGGACGACGTCGGCCCCCGCGACCACCTCGTGGCCAAGTTCCGTCGCGTTCGTCGCGTGCGTCTGGCCCATGAAGCCGAGGCCGACGATACCTAGCCGTACCGAATGCGTGTCGTTACTCATTGTCGTGTCTCGAATCGTGTAGCGGTGTCTTCTGGTCGTCGTCTGCGCAGGGGACCCGGAGCTGTGGGGCGTCGACGGTCACGAGTCCTCCCCCGCGGAGAGCGTGACGTCCGTCGCCTCGTACTCCTCGACGAAGGCGCGCGGCCCACCGACGGATATCGTCTCGTCGCCCGACTCGACGAGGAGTGATTCCTGGGTGGGGAACCCGTTCGCGTACGGTCGAACGAGGCTCTGGTTCACGTCGACGACGGGTCCGGTGAGCGTCTCGACGGCACCTGTCGTCCGGGCTGGTCTGACGGCCACCTCTGCCTCGAGCGACCGGTCCGCGGCGAGGTGCAACGCCGCGTCGAATATCGCGTGACGGAACCCGTCGTAGGCTTCGGGGAGCCCCGACGCAGTCGCGACGTGGGCTTCGCTCCCCATCGGCCAGTAGTTCGCGACGAAGGAGTCGAACAGGGCTGCGGCGATGTGGGCGTCGGCGTGGTAGATGGCGTACTCGCTGGAGTTCGAGTCCAGGATCGCGTCGGCGGCCCCCACCAGTCCGTCGGTCCGGTCGGTCGTGAGGATGACTGGCGCCGGGGCGTCCCAGGTCTGAACGACGTGGGCGAGTCCGTCGTCGACGGTGGTCTCGCCGTCGTATTCGGTGACCAGCAGCAGGCAGAACGTCCCCGTCTCGTGGGCCGCCTGGAGAACCTCCGCGACCACAGGGACGGCGGCCGCGGGCAG
This region includes:
- a CDS encoding TrmB family transcriptional regulator sugar-binding domain-containing protein, producing the protein MNEDDIVDRLTRFGLSDKEALAYLTILRNGTTRISVVSEEADLSKSYTYDVADRLEAKSLIAIDDHVVPTQIRALPPSQGIENLVSQLYTMEAELESIFDSESYEEETFSVIKSRQTILRKVTELVDSAETEVVLSLPAAAVPVVAEVLQAAHETGTFCLLLVTEYDGETTVDDGLAHVVQTWDAPAPVILTTDRTDGLVGAADAILDSNSSEYAIYHADAHIAAALFDSFVANYWPMGSEAHVATASGLPEAYDGFRHAIFDAALHLAADRSLEAEVAVRPARTTGAVETLTGPVVDVNQSLVRPYANGFPTQESLLVESGDETISVGGPRAFVEEYEATDVTLSAGEDS